TCCGGGCTTTTGTCTACGTATCAAACTGCGGGCCATTGATAACCAGTAGTGCCTGCACGTCTTCTTTGTCTTTACCCAACTGCAGGGTTAACTCTTCGAGCGAAGAGAATTTAATATCACCGCGTACAAAATGTAAAAATTCCATGCGCAATTGTTTATTGTATATGTCGCCGCTAAAGTCAAATATATTTACCTCGATATTGCGGGTCATGCCGTTAACGGTTGGGCGGTGGCCAATGTAGGCCATGCCGGCGTATTCTTTACCCTCTACCTTCACCTTTACAGCAAAAATGCCATCGGCAGGTATTAGCTTATAGCGCTCTTCCAGCATCAGGTTAGCTGTGGGATAGCCTAACTGGCGGCCTAACTGGTCGCCGCGTATCACCTTGCCTGTTATAAAAAACGGATATCCCAAGCATTCGTTGGCTACATATATTTCATTGGCTAACAAAGCAGCCCGTATACGCGTAGAACTGATGGCTACGTCGTTAATATCCTGCTCGGGTATCTCAACCACCTCAAAACCATATTGTGGCGCCAGGCGCAGCAAATCCGCTAATCCGCCTTGCCTGTCCTTGCCAAAACGATGGTCGTAACCTATCACAATTTTTTTGGTGCCTATTTGGTTCACCAAAACATCGCGTATATAAGCCTCGGGCGATTGGTTAGAAAAATCCCGGGAAAATGGTGTAATTATTAAATGATCTACGCCTAACTGTTCAAGCAGTTCAGCTTTTTCATCCATCGTGGTGATCAGCTTGATGCTTTCGTCTTCGGGATGCAGTATCATCCGCGGATGCGGGAAAAAAGTTAAAATAACCGTTTCGCCACCCGATGCATCGGCAAGTTCTTTAATGCGCGATATGATCTTACGGTGCCCAATGTGCACGCCATCAAAAGTACCAATGGTAACCACGGCATTTTTAACAGGCTCAAACTCGTCTATATGGTGATAAACCCTCATATTATTGCCACAAAGGTAAACGCAGAAAGCACAAAGCAGAAAGGTTTTTGTTTATTCAATATAATATTTACAAACCGGGCGTTTCAGCAGGTGCCGATTTTAAGTTGCGGATGGCAGCCACCAGGTCCATAACTTCGTGTGCATCCTCTATCCGGTAATTGCCGCTTCGCGTTCTTCGCAATGCCGATAGGTAGGCACCGTTATTCAGGGCAGCGCCAAAATCGTTTATTAATGATCGTATGTAGGTGCCTTTGCTGCATACTACTCTAAAATCAACTTCGGGCAGTTCTATACGTGTAATTTCAAATTCGCTGATGGTTACATTGCGCAGACGCAGTTCTACATCTTCGCCACGGCGGGCCTTTTCGTACAGGCGCTCGCCATCAATTTTTATAGCCGAGTGGGCGGGTGGATATTGCTGTATATCGCCAGTAAATTGCGCGGTGGCGCCCTTTATTTGGTCGTTGGTTAAATGGCCGGTTTCAAACTTGGCCTCAGGTTCGCTTTCCAAATCGTAGGTAGGGGTGGTAGCACCTAATATCATGGTACCCGTATACTCCTTTTCCTCAGCCTGGAAGGTATCTATCTGCTTGGTCATTTTACCGGTGCAGATAATGAGCAGGCCGGTAGCCAGGGGATCAAGCGTGCCGGCGTGGCCCACCTTTAGTTTTAATGGCTTAAATGAATTGCGCAGTTTGCCAACTACATCAAAGCTTGTCCACTCGTAGGGTTTGTTAACCAGTAATAGCTGGCCGTCGGCAAAATCTTGAATACTATTGAAGGAATTGTTGCTCAATACCGGATGCTTAAATAACTTGTAAGTTGTGGCCGCTTACGTATAGGATGATGATAACGCCACCTACCAAAATACGGTACCAGCCAAATAGCTGAAAACCGCGTTTCTCTAAAAAAGTAATAAAGGTTTTAATAGCTAACAAGGCTACTATAAAGGCGATAACGTTACCAATAGCCAGCAGCTTTATCTCCTCGCCGGTTACTACGTGGCCTTCTTTGTAAAAATCGTATAGTTTTTTAGCGGTGGCTGCAAACATGGTTGGTACCGCTAAAAAGAATGAGAATTCGGCAGCAGCCTTACGGGTAAGTTTTTGCGACATACCACCTACAATTGTAGCCGCAGAGCGCGAAGTACCGGGTATCATAGACAAGCACTGGAAAAAGCCGATCTTTAAA
The window above is part of the Inquilinus sp. KBS0705 genome. Proteins encoded here:
- a CDS encoding bifunctional riboflavin kinase/FAD synthetase; its protein translation is MRVYHHIDEFEPVKNAVVTIGTFDGVHIGHRKIISRIKELADASGGETVILTFFPHPRMILHPEDESIKLITTMDEKAELLEQLGVDHLIITPFSRDFSNQSPEAYIRDVLVNQIGTKKIVIGYDHRFGKDRQGGLADLLRLAPQYGFEVVEIPEQDINDVAISSTRIRAALLANEIYVANECLGYPFFITGKVIRGDQLGRQLGYPTANLMLEERYKLIPADGIFAVKVKVEGKEYAGMAYIGHRPTVNGMTRNIEVNIFDFSGDIYNKQLRMEFLHFVRGDIKFSSLEELTLQLGKDKEDVQALLVINGPQFDT
- the truB gene encoding tRNA pseudouridine(55) synthase TruB, coding for MSNNSFNSIQDFADGQLLLVNKPYEWTSFDVVGKLRNSFKPLKLKVGHAGTLDPLATGLLIICTGKMTKQIDTFQAEEKEYTGTMILGATTPTYDLESEPEAKFETGHLTNDQIKGATAQFTGDIQQYPPAHSAIKIDGERLYEKARRGEDVELRLRNVTISEFEITRIELPEVDFRVVCSKGTYIRSLINDFGAALNNGAYLSALRRTRSGNYRIEDAHEVMDLVAAIRNLKSAPAETPGL